One window of Lytechinus variegatus isolate NC3 chromosome 2, Lvar_3.0, whole genome shotgun sequence genomic DNA carries:
- the LOC121407433 gene encoding proton channel OtopLc-like, giving the protein MGSYNAKPSTSDEKDHSVQPPTTSKQTDFNNSHPFTIEDTSDTDGDETHSKNSVKTSPSPLVKQIPELSEAVMQDEQRQRELAQERHREESRAPSGSSRESASPYGLYNPLASSNGGRPYLPASASPAVTGSGMNPGSLPLLQYPGQSAPPLLAINPTSSAVFAPYPSAFTSPAAAVYTAGLHSSANPRPYHGIESYSAMLASMGNQVQQHPQGHLIPAPSYFQGGYIPAQYNPLSPLMAGVIPTSKGMFPEGSYMPTAVAPHVLTGILPSGQLIPPAGQHPETPGEDRGRSSPEKHYSASTRYLEAREQQILESRRLAELQQLSPGGQVHRSIPEARVSPFQQVSTTVAYRVAMPEVAERPESKGASPGSSHQNKSVHIPSSKDVMLHCTTPKQALGGGDVDSSRQVQLALLPNTFYCGSVPGQAMVATTEGTIRVELPPPTVGINIGSKSGQPIPNPITMSLPITSSSSGGSIFTFPGSSNIPPLTSMPPTIAVPTAVPYQSAASRHHSPTYSATVAGLQSWHLTPQVRPTPSVRFQGSSLGPGNVAGSHQDGDQPMSGSTDVRHHHPPGHAETTRTSPSTQQHPSSHQQQQHHHHPHHHSHHHHHQRHPKGNLAPTASPASGSPSLHQPTNTLPSYFTPGLHHPVGQLGAEAGGGSDDR; this is encoded by the exons ATGGGTAGTTACAATGCAAAACCAAGCACTTCAGACGAGAAAGATCACAGCGTTCAACCACCAACCACTTCCAAGCAAACTGATTTCAACAACTCACATCCATTCACTATCGAGGACACATCGGACACTGACGGGGACGAGACTCATTCAAAGAACTCAGTAAAGACATCCCCGTCGCCACTGGTAAAACAGATCCCAGAATTGAGTGAGGCGGTGATGCAGGATGAACAACGCCAGCGAGAGTTGGCACAAGAAAGACACAGAGAAGAGTCAAGAGCGCCCTCTGGGAGCTCAAGAGAATCAGCCTCACCTTATGGACTGTACAACCCTTTGGCATCATCAAATGGAGGTCGACCGTACCTTCCTGCATCAGCCTCCCCAGCTGTAACAGGTAGTGGCATGAACCCAGGATCATTACCTTTGCTTCAGTACCCTGGTCAGTCTGCCCCACCTTTGTTAGCCATCAATCCAACCTCCTCAGCTGTCTTTGCACCCTATCCAAGTGCATTCACGTCTCCCGCTGCAGCTGTCTACACAGCAGGTTTACATAGCAGTGCCAATCCCAGACCATACCATGGCATTGAGTCCTATTCAGCAATGCTTGCTAGCATGGGCAATCAGGTGCAGCAGCATCCCCAAGGACACCTCATTCCAGCACCTTCCTATTTCCAGGGTGGCTACATCCCTGCTCAGTACAACCCTCTATCACCCCTGATGGCCGGGGTGATACCAACCTCCAAGGGTATGTTCCCAGAGGGGAGCTACATGCCAACAGCTGTAGCTCCACATGTCTTGACAGGCATCCTTCCTAGTGGCCAGTTGATTCCTCCTGCAGGACAGCACCCAGAAACACCTGGAGAAGATCGCGGTAGGTCCAGCCCTGAGAAGCACTACTCTGCATCCACAAGATACCTCGAAGCACGAGAGCAACAGATCCTTGAGAGCAGACGGTTGGCAGAGTTACAACAATTGTCTCCTGGTGGCCAAGTTCATCGCAGTATCCCAGAGGCGAGAGTTTCTCCCTTTCAGCAGGTTTCTACAACTGTAGCATACAGAGTAGCCATGCCAGAAGTGGCTGAACGACCCGAATCCAAGGGAGCAAGCCCTGGTTCATCACACCAGAATAAGTCGGTGCACATTCCATCATCAAAG GATGTGATGCTACACTGTACAACCCCAAAGCAAGCACTAGGAGGTGGTGACGTGGACTCTTCCCGGCAGGTGCAGCTGGCTCTGCTTCCAAACACCTTCTACTGTGGCTCCGTACCGGGACAGGCAATGGTAGCTACCACAGAGGGTACCATCCGTGTGGAGCTTCCTCCACCAACCGTTGGAATAAACATCGGCTCCAAATCCGGGCAACCCATTCCCAACCCCATCACCATGTCATTGCCCATCACATCGTCCAGCAGCGGAGGCAGTATCTTCACTTTCCCTGGTAGCAGCAACATTCCGCCGCTGACCAGTATGCCCCCAACCATTGCGGTGCCCACAGCGGTGCCCTACCAGTCTGCGGCCTCCAGGCACCATTCACCTACGTATTCTGCCACAGTTGCAGGGTTGCAGTCATGGCACCTCACCCCACAGGTGCGCCCAACACCTTCAGTCAGGTTTCAAGGTTCAAGCCTCGGTCCTGGCAACGTTGCAGGATCACACCAAGATGGTGACCAACCAATGTCAG GTTCTACTGACGTACGTCACCATCACCCCCCTGGTCATGCAGAGACCACTAGGACTTCACCTAGCACCCAACAGCACCCATCTTCACATCAACAACagcaacatcaccaccatccccatcatcactcccatcaccaccaccatcagcgACATCCCAAGGGTAACCTAGCACCCACAGCTTCCCCTGCCTCTGGTTCCCCTTCCCTCCACCAACCGACAAACACCCTCCCATCCTACTTCACCCCGGGGCTCCATCATCCAGTTGGCCAACTCGGTGCTGAAGCGGGTGGAGGATCTGACGACAGATGA